GCCTCATAAATCACTCCAGGACCAGCAGGCGGTATGCAGGCCCTGAAGATAAATGTTTATACAGAGGCTGAATGAAAAACAGGTTCCTTATAGCCAAGATGTAACATGAATTGTAACATGGTATTACTACTCATGAATAAACGAAATGCAACCAGGCATGTGGgcaatacacctttaatcccagcactcaggaaacagcagCTGGTGGAGCTCTGCGAGTtaaaggccagcccggtctacacagcaagttccaggacagccaggacagtgagactctgtcttaaaaaaaaaaaaaNNNNNNNNNNNNNNNNNNNNNNNNNNNNNNNNNNNNNNNNNNNNNNNNNNNNNNNNNNNNNNNNNNNNNNNNNNNNNNNNNNNNNNNNNNNNNNNNNNNNNNNNNNNNNNNNNNNNNNNNNNNNNNNNNNNNNNNNNNNNNNNNNNNNNNNNNNNNNNNNNNNNNNNNNNNNNNNNNNNNNNNNNNNNNNNNNNNaaaaaaaaaaaaaaaaaattccagaagtatgtaaaacatgtatttaaaGTATTTAGCTGTTTCTTTAAGAGAGAGCCCAACTAATCATGAGCTGATAAACAAGCTAACCCCAGCACTTATTCcagcaacttaaagaaaaaaaatcctagaacAAAGGCAGGAAATGCTTTAAGGACAAGCGCCATTCATCTGAATGCTAAACCAACAACTAACCCTAACCCCAAATAGCACCACCACCCTCACCATTCACAAGACTTGGAAAATTGGAGAGCAGATTCTCTCTAGGGACACTGGGGACCTCTGTTCCAGAGGGGGAAGTTCCCTCTGCTTTAACACTGCACGGCACACGCAGCGCTTCACGTCTCTGACCGCACTGCCCACGTCAGAAAGCGTTTGAAACCAATCCAATCCCTGACGGTCCTGGAGCTTCCTCTGTAGagcaagtttgtgtgtgtgcacacgagtgCACGTGCAGAGGGTAACTTCTATCAGGAATGGACGTTCTCCCTTTTACCATGATGGTTTCAGGGATCGGATTCAGGGGCATCAGGTTTGGCAGGATgctcttttacccactgagcacttagcagcaagcacttcacccgCCTACCCAGCAGCTTATACATTGTGTTGTTTGTAGTTTGTCATTTCATGTGagacctttctttctcttctcttctctctctctctcccctccctccctccctcccttctttcttccttcctttctctcccccccccccccgaagaagTTCAgatccccctagaactggagttacagacaggtgtaaGCCATCTTGGGGGTGCTAAAAACCAAACCTTTGTCCTTGTGAGAGTAGCAGGTGCTCTGAACTGtcacaccatctctccagcccctcctctgttAGGGAAGCTAGACTAGAGGGCAAAGACCGACAACCTTCAGCAGGAAGCATCTCTCAGCTCAGCTGCTGCAAAGGCAGAAGTCCCTTGGattctattttaagaaaattagaaattagCATCTACAGCAGAACAGCTCCCAGCGACACATCTCCAGGCTGGTCCAGCTCCCAGCTGATGctgagggcactggatcccaggAAGGATCTGGGGCAGCCTTAGATCCCTGCCACAACCAGTATTTCCATTGATCACCACCCATCTAATGATCTCCAGCCATGCTGAGCTGCCTACCTATGCTAATCAAGTTGTCCCCCAAGATGACAATGATTGTTTCTGTTAGGGCTTGCTTGATAAGTTTGTACAGGTTTACAGAGGCCTGTCAAAATACTGTTTTCTCATGAAAACCCCCTATTATTTGGGGATTGTTCAGAACACACATAATAGACTAGAATTTATGAGTGAAACTTCCATTTATAATCATTGAtcataaattttctttcaaacacaTCATTCCAACAAATACTCTGTCTGGTAGCTCAGAAACTCAGCTTTTAATGATTAAAGATgaacacctctttttttttcgttgtacatcgtggtgcgcactaggctccgcaccacgatgtacaacgtccacaagagTGGCCCAGGTGTGGTAACATgtctttctttaatcccagcactcagcaaagGAAGATGGATCTCTGACTTTATAGCTATGCAATGAGacccaggccaggcagggctatgTGgttgaaatcctgtctccaaaaaaataagggaaaaaaaaaaaaaaagaatcttagtTTCTCTCAGACAAGCCATAAACATCACAGCACTCAAGGCTTAACAAGGCCCTCAGTCATTGCTACTAACAAATGGCTCGAATCACAAGATGAAGCACTGTGACCAGAGGCCAGTTCCACCTAGGACTCCCCCAGACCTTAAGCATTGTCTTCCTTATCTTACACAGGAGTACAGCTAGTAGGTATTCTAACATTCTCTCTCTGcgttcttaattatttattttatacatctgagtacactgtagttgtcttcagacacaccagaagaggggcaccagatcctattacagatggttgtgagccaccatgtggttgctgggaattgaactcaggacccctgggaaagagcagtcagtgctcttaacccctgagacatCTTACCAGCCTTGTATTATAACATTCTTAATACAAAGGTAgtgcaaaacaaaccaaagcttaGGAACTTGGAGGTGAAGACAATCTCCCAGGAAACTAACAGAGTTAAGACAGAGATATTTCCCTGGGTTGCTAGGTCTTGCCATTCCCCGCCTcacactctctcctcttcctcaatCTCATAACTGCACATTTCCCGGGGACACAAAGAACCTCTAACACAGCAAACAAAGGGATAATAACTAACCTGGGTAATGTTTTCATTCAGATAACAGACATCTGGCACAGCAccaagccctgtctccaaaaggagaCACAAGTAGTTCTATCAGcacatttggtggtggtggtttggtttggttctgtgtTTTCTGAGGGTTTCATGAAGTCAATGCTGCCCTCAAACCCACATGTAGCTGAAGCTAGCCCTTAACTTCTAATGCTCCTGAAGCTACCTCCCcaagaactagaattacagacaagcatgcaccaccacaccatgcacacaactatttgaacagaaaaaaaaaaaaaaaaaaaggcactttttctgataaaaattaagtgattcccccacccctgcctttggaaacagggtttctcttcgtagccttggttgtcctagaactcactctgtagaccaagctgtcctcaaactcagagatccgtctgcttctgcctccagagtgctgggtttaGAGATGTGAGCCACTGCCATCTGGCCTGGGCCTCGGGTCAGTATTTCTATTACAATATAGCCAGAGAAATCTTAACACTGTTGCCACTGTAGCATTTATCCACATGCCAACAAATGTTTCAAAACTTATAGGTCTACACTTTCAAAACTTATAGGTCTACACTAAGTTCTACCATTACCCTAACCTAAAGAGTTTCACTTCACCCCAACACTGtttctttgcctgcctgccttttcctttgagttttgCTATGTGACCCTGGCTTGCCTGGTACTAGCTACgtattatatagcccaggctgccttgaactcccAGCATCCCTCTTGAATCAGCTTTCTGAGCATGGTAATCAGTCAggaaccatcacacctggcttcattattattatttaatgggGCTTTGTCAATATTAATTGAAGTAAGACAATTATCAGTCAAGATTAACTGctacccagcctggtctacagaatgagttccaggacatccaggggcacacagagaaaccgtgttttgaattaattaatgaattaatcaaAAGATTACCTGCTGCTATTGAGAAGTTCCAATTAGgcataaatttaaatatagattttaCCTAACCTACAAAATCCAAAGAGCAAACTGAAGCTACAAATAAACGATGCAGGAAATCAGGCTTTCTTAGTCCGAAACCCCAAATATGCATTCTGGTTATTAAACTTTAGGTTAGGAAAGAAATGCTCACAGTAATAAATAGTCTTGCAAGACGCTAAAATTTTTCAAGAGTCAGCTCCAAATAACCTCATGCTATTTCCACACCAGCACCCTTGAAAAGCTTGCAAAGAAGCTCTACTTCAGTCCTAAGAACACGTTTGTGAAGTTGTTCTTAACAAAGCTAAACTACAACAAGAAGCTGAGCCTGGACGAGATAAACATGTGATGTGATATATTCTTTCTATAttaaggagaggagaagaggagagttAAAAGAATGAATCGCTAGTATTTCGTCCACACGGAAATCAGTGGTTAGCGGCACAAACATTGGGTGAAAACAAACATCAGGCTTCACAACCTTGAGCTGGGGCTGTTAAATTAGGCAAGATAACATAACCTACACACAAAGTGCTCAGCAAAGTCATCACTCAACAATTCTTAACCGGTTATAAACTAAACAGCAAAGAACAGTTTGAAACCCCAGCCACATAGTCTTTTCTGGGCACAGCTTGTACCTAAGATGCAAAGAAGTCATAAATAAAACACACTTTTTAAACTGCCATTTTGAAGCCCAAAAGGCCTTTCAGTAACTTACAAACTGCTTTCCAAAACTGTGTGGGAGTGTCAAGACCACGTACTCACAACCTGGTGAACTGGTTAGAGTTCTATCGCTCCGAATCAGGAATAGCTAAGGGTGAAAGACGCCCAAGCCCGGAGCGATTTGCTTCACCAGCAGCAACCCTGCCTCATAAAAGAAGACTGAAGGATCAAAGGCAGGCGCGGCCGAATCCGGGCAAGGAAGCACCAGGGGAGACGTCGCCCTCCCGACTTCTTGCAGAAATCAGGACGCCTCCACCGTGGGCAGGGGAGTTGCGTCCAAGACCCCGATCTCCGCGGTTCCACCTCCCTTGGCTCCAAGACACCCCCCTCCCTTCCAACCCGGCGCGCGCACCCCTCCACGCCCCGGCCAGGCCAGAACACACAGGATACTGAACACGGTTCGCTCCCAGGGCTCCAGCATGTAGAGCGCAGTGACCAGCAGGTACTGGTAGTAGAACCAGGACATCTGCTTCCATGCTCGCGCCAGCGCCATGCCCGCCATGCGCCTCCCGCGGTGCAGCAGCGTCAGGCGGGCCCGCGGCCCGCTCACCTCCTAAAGCCCCAGGCCTTGGGGCCCGCCCGCCACCACCCTGCGCCCATTGGTCCTGCCGAGCCTGCGCGTCACCGTGTACGCCCAACCCCGCGCGCACCCGAGAGGCCACCGCCGGCTCCGCCTGGCTTGCGCTTATTGGCCAGGCGTCCACTTCGCGTGCTCCTGTCCCGCCCCGCGCCTCGCCCGGAGCGAGCTCCCCAGCCTTGGGAAACGGTCTGGGTTTAAGTGCTAGTTCTGCATCTCCACGCGCACGCATGGCGGTTGCAAGACCGGCTTCAGTCCCCACTGGTGTCCATGCGAGGACGAGCCCTTGAGAGGCCGGATCCTTCAGACCAGCCCAGAAGGATTCCTCTAGAAACCAGTGTATGTAATATCTCTCCTGCCTCAGGAATCCCTCTGGGCCAGGAGATTATAGGTGGTAAAGCTGGGTGGGAAAGCTACCAAAGAGTCAAGCATGCAAATAAACAGTGCCCTGtgcaagagggaaagagggggtcAAAGAGAACGCGGATGCCAAGTGACACCCAGCCAAGAATAGTTTGAAAACTGTAGAAGTAATATGTTCATCAGCTCTTCCCTTCCTCCGAACACACGCGTGAAAACGCACCTATCTAAgatacacgcgcgcgcgcgcgcacacacacacacacacacactccagtaaTCCCTAACCTAAAGACAAAAGAATTGGCCAGAGACAATTGTCAATATTTCTATGACTACACTTAGGAAACAACCATGTAGGCCACAATCAAGAGAAGTGTACTTGACCTAGTGGGTTCTAAAGACAGCTTGAGATCAGCATGTGATCTGTCTCCTAAAGATGCACTCCTAGGATTTTTCGACCTGCAGCAGTACCACCTGTATTCCACTCCTCTAAAGCCCATGCACTGTGTGCTTGTGAAATGACATAATTAAATGGCCTGCAACTCACATGTCTAAAAGTGCCTACtgctttaagctttttttttcttttttcttttttctttttttttttgctttaagcTTTAAAACTTTCAAGGGTATTAACTTAAATTCCTTACGCTCCTTATGAGTAAAGACCTTACAAACAACAATAGACTTGAGATCTGCTTTCACAAACTGCCTAGTCTAGAGAAGGCAGACAAGTAGACTTCAGTGAAGTGTGGAAAAGATTGTGTTCTGTGTGAGTACTGGATTAGAAGCAGTACTTGAGCTAACTACTGGAGTAGACGTGCTAATGGAAACATGAATGGGTGTGAATGGATTAgagagaagagggtggcagatgtTCCAAGCACAGAAGAAACGAGCAACCCTACATGAAAGTCTGGGGTTTCGTTCCAGGGCCAAGGATCCCACAAGTCCAGTGAGCGAGCCAAAGCCATTACTCATTCTCAGCCGtttagttattttttgtttttgtttttggagactgGATGACCTAGTTTGTTTTTCTGCtactgtgggggaaaaaaactatgacaaaaacaaaaagcaaaaaacagttgggttttatttcatcttgtagGTTACAGAACATCACGgagggaagccgaggcaggaactcaaggtaggagattgaagcagaaaccacagaggaatgctgcttaggAGCATGCTCTCTCTGGcgtgctcaacttgctttcttaaacAGCCCAGACCCCACTTGCCTAGCAATGGCACTGCCCACACTACACCACAGACCAATCAAATGTTACACTTCCTCCAccgaggttccctcttcccaagtgattctagtttttgtagaaatgaaaaacaaaaacagaaacaaaaataacctaACCAGTatacagggcctcactatgtagtataggctggcctcgaactcaaagtaATTCACCTTTCTCAGACTccgattacaggtatgcaccaacCACACCGAGCTTGGACTCATCTTTCAGATACTTGATGGTAAGAAGTAAGCTCAGAAACCAAACTGGATCTGAGCTGAaagtttctttctcctcccaactGCCcgcttcgagacagggtttctttgtgtggctttggttgtcctagaacttgctctatagaccaggttaaTCAATCTCaaccaggctaacctcagactcacagagtgccagaattaaaggtgtgtaccacccctGACTGGCTGCTGACTTTCTTTCATTGTGCCAAAAGATATAAACTGCTGAGGGAGACAGTTTTCCAGTGGTCCTACTCAGTTATGAACCTTGTGAGCTATAATACTAAGCTGCCAGGTAAGACAAGTTCACTGGTACAATAATGGCCTGACTGTTAGTGGGGGAATCAACTGCTAACAAGATTTTAGGCCTGCTCCACAAGAGAGAATTCTGATACTGTAAATctggtcaaaagcccatggctgggAAGGTCAAACGCCCAAGGAAGCAATCTATTACTGTTGTTTGTCAAACGGGcttctcagccttggtcagagaaactATGGTTTACAGGGAGTGTGATTAAAGCAAAGACTCATAACTAGTCAAAGTGCTAAGAATACGTTGAGTGTTCCGCCTTAAGTAAAACATCTGTATCACCCGCTCCAAGACTttggaacattgcagaagaagggagagaaatgatgtaagagccagaggacaggaCAGACTTGCGAAACACTGTCTTCTGAACGTGAAAGAGGAACTTCTCGTTCAAACCACCACNNNNNNNNNNNNNNNNNNNNNNNNNNNNNNNNNNNNNNNNNNNNNNNNNNNNNNNNNNNNNNNNNNNNNNNNNNNNNNNNNNNNNNNNNNNNNNNNNNNNNNNNNNNNNNNNNNNNNNNNNNNNNNNNNNNNNNNNNNNNNNNNNNNNNNNNNNNNNNNNNNNNNNNNNNNNNNNNNNNNNNNNNNNNNNNNNNNNNNNNNNNNNNNNNNNNNNNNNNNNNNNNNNNNNNNNNNNNNNNNNNNNNNNNNNNNNNNNNNNNNNNNNNNNNNNNNNNNNNNNNNNNNNNNNNNNNNNNNNNNNNNNNNNNNNNNNNNNNNNNNNNNNNNNNNNNNNNNNNNNNNNNNNNNNNNNNNNNNNNNNNNNNNNNNNNNNNNNNNNNNNNNNNNNNNNNNNNNNNNNAAGTACCCCTTCTTTTCATATTGGCTGTCTCTGGTGTTttaatcacagaaacagaaagcatggGTGTTTATGATTTTGAATATTAAAGATTACTGTCAAATTTCTGAGAGTTACCAATGTTATTCAATTCCAGTAAGAATTAGAAGGGAGATGTCTATTGTCAAGAGGTCCCTCCCACACCTGCTGTACATGAGCCTTACACCTCATCTTCCTTTTTTGTCCCCTAGCCCAGGCCTTCCTCTCTGATGTTGCAGTGAATCGTCTTAAGTCAGCCCAGGACTTACATCGCCTCCACATGATAAGCATGCTAAAGGCTCTGCTCCCTTCCCCCAGGCACCTGGAATCCTGACTGTCTGTAGCATGaactcttttcccctcccttgtacttacttaaaacaaacaaacaaacaaacaaaaatcacctaTGTCTATCTTGGGAAGTGTTCTTGACTCCCTACTCCTGTTCTACTTATTGGGTTACAGTTCATCTATCAAGGATCAACCCCAAGGGCAAAGGACATCAGAACAGCCCTACCCTGGACTTCCTGCTGCATGCACTGGCACTGTCTAACAAGGAGGCTGAACCTGTCATTCAATGAGCTCATGGGGAACGAGTCCTGGACTGGTTCATTCTTACACATCTGGCAGTGCCTGAGACAAAGTAGATTCTGGAGCACGGCTCAGCAGGCAACGgagcttgtcaccaagcctgatgacatcaTGCATTTGAccccagagacccacctgctggTAATAGAGAACTGATTTCTCAGAGTTCTCCTCTGTGTGCTTGAGAGCACAATCATTCGcttgcacacgcatgcacacactcgAGCAGACACACAAAtgtgattttcaaaaaaaaaaaaaaaaaaaactatttaaggagctgggcatggtgaggCACcactttaataccagcacttggaccagcctggtctacacatatCAGGTCTACATatcagtttcaggacagccagagctacataaaagGATTAAGTACTCCAGGAACTGGGTATGagtcatgtttgtttcttttgtttttatggtcGAACTCAGTAGCTCACACTAGCCCAAAGCTAGTGTGTCTCCCTACTCCTGTTCTACATATTGGATTGGATTATAGTTCATCTATCAAGGATCAACCCGAAGGGCAAAGGACACTAGAACAGCCCTAGCCTGGACTTCCTGCTGCATGCATTGGCACTGTCTAACAAGGAGGTTGAACCTGTCATTCAGTGAGCTCGTGGAGAACGAGTCCTGGACATATATCcctccaatatcttttaaaaacttggatgttttttactttttttttgtttgattgtctgATTACTTTCAGACATAGTCTCACTAAACttgccaagctggccttgagttcataCCGTAGTCCAGACCAACCCAGAGCTTGAGCTACTACTCCCTCCTGTCCAAGATAGCTGTGATCAGACCCAGCTTCTAAGGCTGGGTTAGCAAGAATagcatcagacagacagacacatgcccACACCAGCCAtatatggtggtacacacctctcatcccagcactcaaaagactGAAACAGGGGGACCACTTGACTCCAGGGTTGGAGACCCTGAGTCACGtgcagagacttcatctcagaagagaaaaggagcagTTTCCCAAACCCACtgctattaaaacaaaacttagTGTGCTGACCATACCTCTCACACTTGGCCCACTGTAAACAATGAAATGCAAGAAACTGGAAAACATGCGATGCAGAtttttagggtattttttttaatgcatatgggtttttttttttttacctgtgtgaatgtctgtgtaccatgtgtatgtctggtaTCTGCAGAGGCCACACAGGCCATTGGAttgcctgggactggagttacacagccatgagctaccatgtaggttctgagatgtgagtcctctgcaagaacagcaagtgctcttaacagttgagccaaCTTTCCAGGCCCAGGTGGacatattttaatgtattattatgCCTACGCTGACTGTTAcagaaaaaaagttacattttataaatagagAGATAGCAACTGGGGAGAGGGTTAGCCGgctaagagcactcgctgctcttgtaGCGAACTCAGATTTGGTCCCCCAGTGTCCACATTAGGAACCACAACTCCAATTCCAAAGAATCAGATGCGCTCCCTCTTCGGATCTCCTCAGGCATCCGTGTGGTGCCaggacatacatgcagacaaaacacgcatacacataaaaataaataatcttgcttaaaagtacaaaataaaactgtagaAATGTCAGCCAACGATCCCCTGAGTTAGGGTCATGGCTTACTAAGCCAGAAATTGGTTCTCATCCTCACGTTCCGACTTAGGGCAAGTCTAGGGATCAGAAGATTTGAAAATCAGACGAGTAGCAAGGAGTTGTTTTCGAGAAGTTTctgactgggctggtgagatggctcagcgggtaagagcacccgactgctcttccgaaggtcctgagttcaaattccagcaaccacacggaacgagatctgactccctcttctggagtgactgaggacagctacagtgtacttacatataataaataaataaatcttttttttaaagctttatttattatatgtaattacacacatagctgtcttcagacactccagaagagggcgtcaggtcttgttacagatggttatgagccaccatgtggttgctgggatttgaactcagg
Above is a genomic segment from Mus pahari chromosome 7, PAHARI_EIJ_v1.1, whole genome shotgun sequence containing:
- the Sptssa gene encoding serine palmitoyltransferase small subunit A, translated to MAGMALARAWKQMSWFYYQYLLVTALYMLEPWERTVFNSMLVSVVGMALYTGYVFMPQHIMAILHYFEIVQ